AGGGGAGCCACCGACGTCGTCGAGGCCGTGGGGGTGAAGCGACGCAGCCGGTTGGCGTTGGCGACCACCGACAGCGACGACAGCGCCATCGCGAGGGCCGCGAGCATCGGGCTGAGCAACAGCCCGAACGCGGGGTACAGCACGCCGGCGGCGATCGGGATGCCGATCGCGTTGTACCCGAACGCGAAGACGAGGTTCTGGCGGATGTTGCGCATCGTCGCCCGCGACAGGTCGATCGCGGTCACCAGGCCGCCGAGGTTCCCCGAGATCAAAGTGATGTCGGAGGACTCGATGGCGACGTCTGTGCCGGTGCCGATCGCCGAACCTACGTCTGCCTGTGCCAGGGCGGGTGCGTCGTTGATGCCGTCGCCGACCATTCCGACGACCCGGCCCTCGGCCTGCAGTCGTCTGACCTCGCGGGCCTTGTGCTCCGGCATCACTTCCGCGACAACTCTGGCGATTCCGACCTGCCGGGCGATCGAGCGGGCAGTCTCGCGGTTGTCGCCGGTCATCATGACGACGTCGATGCCGCGGGCCGTCAGGTCTGCGACGGCGGCGGCAGATCCGTCCTTGAGCGTGTCAGCCACGCCGATCACGCCCGCGGCTCGGCCGTTGACGGCGACGAGCATCGGTGTCTTGCCGTCCGCGGCCAGCCGGTCCAGGTCCCCAGTGAGCTGCGCGGGGTCGGCACCGTGTTCCGTGAGCAGCCGCACGTTGCCGACCACGACCTGCGTTCCTTCGACGCGCGCCAGCACGCCCTGGCCGGTGACCGACTCGAACGCCGATGCGGTCGGCACCTGCAGGCCGCGTTCTGTCGCGCCGGTGACGATCGCGAGGGCGAGTGGGTGCTCCGAGTCGCGTTCGGCCGCGGCGACCAGCGTCAGCAGCTCGTCGGCGACGAACCCGGGAGCGGGCAGCACGTCGGTGAGGGCCGGCCGGCCCTGCGTGATCGTGCCGGTCTTGTCCAGCACGACGGTGTCGAGCCGATGTGCGGTCTCGAGCGCCTCCGCTGAGCGGATCAGGACGCCCGCGGTCGCGCCCTTCCCGGTTCCGACTGTGATCGACAGCGGGGTCGCCAGGCCCAAGGCGCACGGGCACGCGATGATCAGGACGGAAACTGCGGCCACCAGGGCATACACACCTGCGGGCGGCGGGCCGACGAGCCACCAGACGACGAACGTCCATACCGCGATCGCGATCACGGCCGGCACGAAGTAGCTGGACACCTTGTCCGCGAGTCTCTGGATAGGCGCCTTGGAGCCCTGAGCCTCGCGGACGAGGGCGATGATCTGGGCGAGCATCGTGTCCGCGCCGACCTTGGTCGCGGCGTAGCGGAACGAGCCGGTCTGGTTGATCGTCGCGCCGATGACCGTGTCGCCGAGCCGCTTGACGACGGGGATCGGCTCGCCGGTGACCATCGACTCGTCCACGAGGGACGCGCCCGCGATCACCTGTCCGTCGACCGGGAGCTTCTCGCCTGGTCGGATCACTACGGTGTCGCCGACGACGACCGTGTCCACATCGACGTCGACCTCAGTCCCGCCACGCACGACGCGAGCTGTTCGTGGCTGCAGGCCGATCAGGGCTCGGATCGCCTCACCGGTGCCGGCCTTGGCCTTCGTCTCGAGCAACCGTCCCAGGAGGATCAGGGTCAGGATGACGCCGACGGCCTCGTAGTACACCTCGCGGTGGTCGGCGGGCAGCAGACCGGGTGCGACGGTGGCGACGAGACTGAACCCGAATGCGGCGAGCGTCCCGAGTGTGATCAGCGAGTTCATCTCAGCGGTTCGGTGCGACAGCGCCAGCCAGCCGGTGCGATGGATCGGCCAGCCCGTGTAGACCATCACGGGTGTGATGAGCAGCAGCTGGAACCAGGGTTCCAGCAGCAGCGCCGGTACCCAGGTGGCGGCGAGCAGCGTCTCGGCCATCACTGCGACGAGCACCGGGAGTGTGAGGACGGCGCCGACGATCACCCTGCGGCGCAGGTCGACGATCTCGGCGGAGCGTTCTGCGGCCTCCACGTCGGCTGCCGCGCCTGCGGCTTGTGTGGCGGGCGCCGCAGGTCTTGAGGCTCCAGGGCTCCTGTCGTTGCGGTGGGAGTCGTGGATCCGCGAGGACGTCGACGTACCGCCGTCGGCGTCCTGGTCGCCTGCGAGTGAGCCGCGTCCACGTGCAGACGGGACGACCTTGAGCGTGCCGTGCAGCATGTTCATCCCGCAGGCGAACCCGAACTCCCCGGCCTGCCGCGGGGTGAAGTCCACGGCTGTGGTCGCGTATGCCGGCAGGGTCTGGTTCACCTTGAAGTCGGGGAACACCACGCGCGAGGAGCAGTCGCCGGCCTCTTGGCGGTCGAAGAGCAGCCGCACGGGCATGCCTTGTTCTACCTCGATGACGTTCGGGCTGTACCCGCCCTTGACTGCGACGGTGAGCACCTGCACGCCGTTCTCGACGCCGGCGCGAGCCGATGCGCGAGGTCCGAAGAAGTACCAGCCCAGTGCCGCCGTCAGTGTGACCGCGACTGCTACGACCAAAGCGTCCATGGCGCTCAGACCTCCCACTCCATCGTCTGCCGATAGCTGCCGTCGGGCGGTGCCGCAGTGGCCCGGTGATCCGCAGCCTCAGTTGGTCCAACCGGATACCCCCTAGGGGTATTCCGACGACCGACGGGCGCCCCCGGGGATCGTGCCGGGCATCCGTCAGCCGGAAGGCGTCAGTCGATGCGTTCGTGGTTGTCGCGGGTCAACGGCGCGCTGGGCCCCGACGCGGCGACGGCGCCGTTCTCCTGCCCGTGGGGCTCCGTGTCGGGTTTCTGTGTCGGCACGTGAGTCTGGCCGTGCTGATGGCCGCCGCTCTGGGTGTTGCCGCCCATGGCCTTCATCATGAACAGCATGCCGACGGGGCAGGCCAAGGCCACCGCAAGGGGCAGCGCACGGCCGATGTCAACCTGGAAGATCACTAGTGCCGCGAGGACTGCGCCGCCGGCGATGAGCATGTGCTTGAGGTGGTGCTTCATCGAAGTCCTTCCGTCCTGACCTGCGAGCGGTTCTCGAGCAGGTCGTGCAGCCGCTGATAGCTGTCCATGTCGATCTCTCCCGACGCGAGGCGGGCATCGAGGATCGTGAACGCATCGCGGTCTGGCTGCGCGGGAAACAGTCGGCACACCGTCCAGATCGCCAGTCCGACGACGGCGGCCCAGCCCGCGATCATCACGACCCAGCTCGCGCCGCTCATTGAGCTGCACCACAGACCCATTGCACGACCTCCTCGCCTCGGGTTGGCGGCATCGGGCCGCCTGAAACCACGTTCGGTCACGCGAGTCAACTTCCGGGTCGCGAACGATGAAGCCTCTCTGAAGATCGGCAGCATGCGACACGGACGACGAGTTGCGGAGCCCGTCGGGTGCGCGCGACCCCGCCGGTCCACCGGCCGTCGAGGTGCCGGCGACAAGAGAGGCAATCTCCATCGGATCTTCATCGCGGCACGAACGACATCGGCACGTGCCGTCGATATCCTGGTGATACCCCCTGGGGGTATCGGGCGGGATGTCCGGACGTTGCCCGGCGATGACCGCCCTCGTCGACGGAGGGAGCCCGCGATGTCCGTCCCGCTGACGGGTCCGGTTGCCCCCGCCCGCTTCCGGCGCGATCGAGCCGAGCGGGGCGCGCGCGCCCGGCCGACGTCCCGGGTGCGCACCCATGGCCGGAGAGGATCAGGTGTCCCGGTCGCCGGCCGGTTCCTCACGGCGCGTCCGGCGCGCACCGCGGCGGGGGCCGCGGGCATCGGTCTCGCCTTGAGCTGATGCTGCTGCTGGCCGGCCTCTGGGCGGGCGTCCAGCAGGCTGTGACCACCTACGAGGACCACCTCGCCGTCGACCTGGTCGTGCTGCCCACCGGCAGCCGCCACCTGTTCGCCGATCCAGGTCTGCTCCCGGCTACGACGGTCGACGCTGTCGCGCGGACACCCGGCGTCGCACAGACCGCACCCCTGCGCACCCTCTACGAAATCCTCGAGCTGCCGCATGGGAAGGCCGCCGTCGCGGCGGTCGCGTACGACCCCGCCAGCCGCCTCGGTGGTCCGTGGGACCTCGCTGGCGGCCGCAGCCCCGCGACGGGTGACGAGATCGCGGTCGACGCCGTCTGAGCCGCGCAGCACGACGTCGCGATCGGCGACCGGCTGCCGGTCCTCGGACACCCGATGCGTGTGGTCGGACTGACAGACGACACGGACTTGTTCATGACGCCACTGGTCTTCACCACCATGACCGGGATGGATCAGATGCTGCGGGCCACCGGTACCACGGGCGCGGTGCTCGTGACCACAGCAGACCCCCAGGGTGTGGCAGCACGGCTCGAGGACGCCGGCTACACCGTCCGCAGTCCGGCCCAGCTGCACGAGACGTCGCTGCGGCTCGCCACTGACATCTACGGGCCTCCCATGCGGCTCATGGTCGGGGTCGCCTTCGCGGCCGGCACCCTCGTCGTGGCGCTCGTGGCCTACACCCGGATCAACGAGCAGCAGCGCGACCTCGGAGTCCTCAAGGCGCTCGGAGCGACGCCGGGACGTCTGCGCAGGGTCGCCGTCGCGGAGACCATGGCACTGACAGCGTTGGGCACCTTGGCAGCGATCGTCCTGCTGGTCGTCGCCCGCGAGCTCCTTGCGTGGTGGCGGCCCTCGTTCCCGGTCCTGCTGACCACAGGCACGATCACGCGAACCGCATCGGCGGCCGTTGGGATGGCACTGCTTGCCGCGTGGCTGCCGGCTCGCCGTCTCGGCCGGCTCGACGCTGCATCCGCGTTCCGGAGCGGACGATGACCACGGACACGGTGCGCCGACCCCGCGCCACGCATCAGGCCAACCCGACACGGGCCGTGCCGCTGGGACGTCGCTTCCTGTTTGCCGACCGGCGCCGTGCCGCATTGACCGTCCTCGGCGTTGCGGCCTCGCTGCTCCTGGTCCTCCTCCTCGACGGCATCTTCGCCGGGGCTGTGGACCGGGTCACCTACTACATCCGGACCTCGCCGGCAGACGTCTTCGTCGCCCAGTCCGGGGTGCGCACGATGCACATGTCCGCATCCGCACTCCCGGCCGACACCCCCGACCGCGTCGCCGACGTGCCTGGTGTCGCCTGGGCCGCGCCGATCGCGTTCGCCTCCGGCACGATCGCCGGGCCACGAGGGCGAGAGCTCTCGTACCTGATCGGTTACGACACCGGCACCGGCCGGGGAGGACCCGCTCGCCTTGTCGACGGGCGGGCGCCGGGCGCCGGCGAAGCCGTCATGGACGAGCAGGCCTCGGATCGGCTCGGCGTCGGGGTCGGCGACCTGCTCACGGCCATGGGGGCGTCACTGCGCGTCGTCGGGCTCTCGACCGGAGGAAGCAGCATCACGAACACCACCGTGTTCGTCGACCTCGCCGAGTTCCGCCGGATCCGCGGCGACCGTGTGTCCTACGTGCTCGCTGGCCTCGACGCGGGCGTCGATGCGAGCGCCGGGGCACATCGGATCGGGGCCACAGTCGGCGGGGTGACGGTGCAGACCCGGCAGCAGTTCGCTGACTCGGAGGCGCGTGTCGTCCGGGACATGAGCGCCGACCTCCTGCGCCTGATGTCCACCATCGGGCTCGTCATCGCACTGGCCGTGATCGCGCTCGGTCTGATGAGCGCCACACTGAACCGACTCCGCGACTTCGCCGTGCTCAAGGCTCTTGGCGGTCGCACGCCGCACCTTGCCGCTGTCGTGACATTCCAGGTCGTGCTGACAGTCGTCCTTGCCTCGGTCGTCGCCTCTGCGGCAGCGCTGGCGGTGGCATGGCTGGTACTGCTCGCGGAGCCGTCGGTCGAGATCTCGGTCACCGCTTCGGCGGTGACACAGACCACGGCTCGAGCGCTCGTGGTCGGCATGCTCGGTGGCCTGTGGCCGCTTCGCCGTATCGCCGTGCTCGACGCGGCGTCCGCATTCCGGAGGTCACGATGAGAAGAGCAGCAGGCACCTCGTCCACGACCGGCGCGCTCCCCGGCCCGCCTGCGCCGCCTGCCGGTGACTCGCATCCGCGTGCGTCCTCAGAGACGCGGGTGCTCACGGTTCGAGGGCTGTCCATGACCTACGGCTCGGGCGTAGTCGCCGTCGACGCCGTCCGTGCGATCGACCTCGACGTGGAAGCCGGTGAGGTCCTGCTCGTGATGGGTCCGTCCGGGTCGGGGAAGACGACGCTGCTGCTGATGCTCGGCGCCCTGCTCCGACCGACGTCGGGCTCGATCGCCGTCACGATCAGCGACGGCCACAGCGTGGACGTCGCAGCTGCACCCGAGAAGCAGCTCCCGGCGCTGCGGTCTCGCACCTTCGGGTTCGTCTTCCAGGACTACGCCCTCCTCGACGCGCTCACCGCGGCCGAGAACATCGCCGTCGCCGCCAACCTCGCCGGCACGACCGGGGCCAACGCCCACCGGTGCGCCCGCGAGCTGCTCGACCGTGTCGGCCTGACGCACCGGTCGACCGCACGACCGAACCAGATGTCCGGCGGCGAGCAGCAGCGGGTCGCGGTGGCCCGCGCACTGGCCAACGACCCGCCCGTCCTGCTCGCCGACGAGCCGACCGCCAATCTCGACGCGTCCCGCGGCCGCGACCTGGCCCGCCTTCTTCGTAGGCTCGCAGACGAGGATCGCCGCGCCATCGTGATCGTGAGCCACGACGAACGACTCCGCGAGATCGCCGACCGCGTGCTCTGGTTGGAGGACGGCGAGTTCCGCCAGATCGCCGCGATGGTGATCGACCCGGTGTGCCGCATGCAGGTCGAGCCGACAGGCCCAGGTGCGACCTGGAGCGGCGACCAGTGGTCGTTCTGCTCCGACGCATGCCGGCGCGAGTTCCTCACCGAGCCCGAGCGTTTCATCCCTCGCGGATCACCCGGGGCAACGGATCGCGAGCGGTGAAGCTTCGCGGTGAAGTTTGGTCTCAGACGGCAAGGTCGACGACGAACGACGCGCCACGGCCCGGGCCGGCGCTGAGGGCCGATATCGAGCCGTCGTGCGCCTCCACGAGGGCCTTGGCGATCGCCAGGCCGATCCCCGAGCCGCCGTGCCCGCGGTCGCGGGCCGCGTCCGCCCGGTAGAAGCGCTCGAACACGTGCGGCAAGTGCTCGGCGGCGATGCCCTCGCCCGTGTCGGTCACGGTGAACCGCACGCCGACGTCGGTGCGTTGCGCCGCGAGGGAGACAGTCCCGCCCGGCGGGGTGTGGCGGATCGCATTGTCGAGCAGGTTGCCCAGCACCTGCCCGAGCCGGTCGACGTCGACCCAAAGCTCGGGGAGGTCCGGCTCCGGCATCGCGACGAGTTCAAGACCGGCGTCGTCGGCGCGCGTGCGCGCCGCGGCGACCGCGCGTTCGACCAGTGCGTCGGGTGTGATCTCGCGCGGCTCCAGGCGGAGCGCACCGCTCTCGGCCTGGGTGACCGCCGCCAGGTCCGTGGACAACCTGGTCAGCCGGGCGGCTTGTGCGTGCAGCACCTCGACGGTCCGCGGGCCCAGCTCTTCGACGCCATCCTCGATGGCGTCGATGTACGCGGCGATGGTGGCCACCGGCGTGCGCAGCTCGTGCGCCACGTCAGACATCAAACGGCGGCGCAACGCTTCGTCGCGCTCGAGCCGGCCGGCCATGGCGTTGAACGCGTCGGCTAGGTCGTCGAACTCGACCCCGACGTGCGGTTGCTCGAGGCGGATGTCGAACCGGCCGGCGGCGACCTGTCCGGCGGCAGCGGACAGGCTGCCCAAGGACGCGCCGATGCGTCGTGCGAGCACCACGGAGGCGAAGAGCGCGGTGAGCAGCGAAACGGTCAGCGCGACCGCGACGGTGACCGTGCTGGCCGCGGCGAACGCCTTCTCGGCGTGCTCGATCGCGTCGCCTGGCGAGTTCGCGGCCGCTTCCATGTGGTGGTGGAAGAGGCCGGGGCCGACCGCGCCGGCCACGAGCCAGGCCGCCGCCGCAGCCGAGATGAGCACGAGTGCCATCGCGACCATGAGCCGCGCGGCGATGCCACCCCGCGCGGGGCCCTTCTCGCTCACTCGCCGGACCCCATGCGGTACCCGACACCGCGCACGGTGCGCACGAACCGTTGCTGGCTCGCCGTGTCACCGAGCTTGCGACGAACGTGCAGAAGGTGGACGTCCACCAGGTGCTCATCGCCCACATACCCGTCGCCCCACACCGCCGTGATGAGCGCCCGGCGGCTGAACACCCGCTGCGGGGCGGCGGCCAACGCGGACAGCAGGTCGAACTCGGTGCGGGTCAACGGGACCGGCTCGCCGTCGAGGCGCACCTCGCGAGCGTCAGGGCTGATGCTCAACGCCCCCACAGTCATCACGGTGGCTGGAGCGGCGGCTGCCTCGGTATGCAGGCCTCGAGGCCGTCGCAGCAGCGCTGCGATGCGCGCGACAAGCTCGCGGGGCCGGAACGGCTTGGTCACGTAGTCGTCGGCACCGACCGACAGCCCGATCAATGTGTCGACCTCGTCGGCGCGCGCGGTCAGCATGACCACGTACGCGTCGGAGAACGTGCGCACCTGCCGGCACACCTCGACCCCGTCCAGACCCGGCAGCCCGAGGTCGAGAACGATCACGTGGGGGTCGCGTTCCTGCGCCAGGCGCACGCCGGTGGGTCCGTCGAACGCGAGGTCGACCTCGAATCCCTCACGCTCCAGGTAACCCGCGACGAGGCGTGCCAGCGCCTCCTCGTCGTCGACGACAAGGGCGCGCCGTTGCGGCGTGGTGACGGTGTTCATGGCGCCAGTGTCTCCGCACACGGCCCGTCCGGACAGCGCGATCGCGCAGGCCGCACCGGTCTTCATCGTTTCTTGAGCGAACCGATACCGGCAGCCCAGGGGACCGTGCCGAAGATCGTGATGTCAGTTCGGCGCGGGCACGTCCGTGCGCACGCGCCGCAGAAGATGTTCGGAGGTCCCTCGTGCAAGCAACATCCTCGGGCACGGTCGTCATCACCGTCGTGCCCACTCCAGCGTGCCACTTCTGTGAGGACGCCGAGCAGGCACTGACGGCCCTGGCGGACACGTTCGACTTCGAGCTGGACCTGGTGCCCTTCGACAGCGCCCACGGGGCGCGTCTCATCGCCGAGCATCGCCCGGCACTCAACCCGCTCGTCCTGGTCGACGGCGCCTTCTTCAGCGCCGGACGGCTCCCACGCAAGAAGCTCATCAAGCTCCTGACCACGCGAGGCGCAGGTCGGTTCGCGGCCACGGAGGCGGGGGCTCGACGTGGGTAGCGAACTGCTGACCACCGGGAGCGTCATCGCGGCGTTCCTCGCCGGCGGCGTCGCCCTGTTCGCGCCGTGCTGCATCGTCTTCCTCGCCCCGAGCTACCTTGCGGCAGCGGTGAAGAGCCGACGCTGGCGGCTGCTGCCGTTGACGTTCGTCTTCGCTGCGGGCCTTGCACTGGTCATGCTTCCGCTGACCCTGGGGGCCAGCGTCCTCGCCGGAGCGATCGCGAAGTACCACCAGCCGCTGTACATCGCGGGTGGGCTGCTGATGATCGCGCTGGGCGTGTTTGCACTCTCGGGACGGATGTGGTCGCTGCCCTCGTTCGTGCGCGCCCCGGACACCGCCCGCGCGGACACTGGGAGCTTCTTCGCGCTCGGGGTGTTCTCCGGCATCGCCTCCGCCTGTTGCGCGCCCGTTCTCGTCGGCGTGATGACCCTGTCGGCCCTGTCGGCCAACCCCGCAGGTGGGTTCGTCCTCGGTGTCGCCTATGTGTTCGGGATGGTGTTCCCGCTGTTCGTCATGGCCCTGCTGTGGGACAAGGCGCGGCTCAACGAGCGCCAGTTCCTGCGCGCACGACCGGTGCGGCTCCGCGTCGCCGGGCGCGTGATCGCCACGAACACCGTCAATCTGGTCGTAGCCGTGGGCTTCTTCGCCATGGGCATCGCGATCATCGGCCTGGCGAACCAGTCGGACATGTCCCGAGGCACCGCAGCACAGTCCTGGGCCTCCGAGCGCCTGACCGACGCCTTCCTTCGCATCCAGGACTGGGCGGCCCCCGTGCCGGAGGTCGTCCAGGCGCTGCTGCTCTTCCTCGTCGTCGGCGGGCTGGTCGCGGCCACCCTGACCGGACGGCGCCGCGGGGTCGTCGCCGTTCCCCCTGACGTCGACGACCCCGCACCGCGCCCCGACGCTCGACTCGCAGAAGCTCAACCCGAAGCCGTCGAGGGGCACCCGTCCCACACCGACGCCGACGCCACCCCGTCGTGCCACCAGCACCCGGCAGCAAGGACCCACTGATGACCTCCGGATCGGCCACACAGCGCGCCAAGGAACGCCAGGAAGCGCTCGAGAGCGTCCGTGCGGACCAACACGCACAGCAGCAGCGCCGCCGCCTCCTGATTGGGGGCGCGTGGGGCGCGGTCGCCCTACTCGTCGTCGGACTGATCGCCGCGGCCCTGTGGTCCGCGCGACCGCAGACGTCCGACGCCACGCGAGTCGCCCCCGACTTCACGCTGTCCGACTCCGAGGGCGGATCCGTGACCCTGTCCGACCTGCGCGGCGCGCCCGTCCTGCTCTACTTCAACGAGGGCGCCGGCTGCGACGCCTGCATCCAGCAGCAGACCCAGATCGAGGCCGAGCCCGGCTTCGAGCAGGCCGGCATCACCGTCCTGCCGATCGTGATGAACACCGCCGAGCAGATCAACGCCGACCGCGAACGCCTCGGCGCCACGACCCCGTTCCTGCTCGACGACGGCACCGTCTCCGAGGAGTACGGCACCCTCGGTACGGGCATGCACGAAGGCCTTCCCGGCCACGGCTTCGTGCTCATCGACGCCGACGGCAACCAGGTCTGGCAGGGCGACTACCCCTCCATGTGGATCGAACCCTCCGAGCTGCTCGACATCGTGAAGAACGAGCTCTGACACCCCCGAAGGAGCACCAACCATGTCTGACACCTGCTGCCGAAGCACCGGCATCGCCGACCCTGCGCCGGAGACCGAGCACCACTGCGCCTGCAACCGGGACGTGGCGGACAGCGGCCACGGCGAGTCACGCCACCTGACCCTCGCCGCACCAGCGGGCGCCGACCCTGACGACGGACCCATCAGCGCCTGACCCCACGCGGGCAGGACGCCGGAAGGGAAGACTTCCATGCAACCCGTGCTGTTCTCAGTCTTCGGCTTCGACGTGCAGTCCTACGGCGTCAGCAAGGCAGCGGCCGCACTGCTCGCCGCCTACCTGCTCGGCCGCGCGTTCCAGCGTCACGGCCTGAGGAAGGAGGACGCCCACTCCCTCGTCATGTGGGCGACGATCTGGGGCTTCGTCGCAGCCAAGGTGTACTTCCTGCTCGAACACGCCGATCAGTTCACCTGGCACCACCTCGGGGGCTCAGGGTTCACCTGGTACGGCGGGCTGATCGGCGGCGTCGTCACGTTCCTCGTGATGATCCGGCGCCGCCGGCTCCCGGCCCAGCTCGTCGTCGGCGCCGCAGCGATCCCGCTCACGCTGGCGTACGGCGTCGGCCGCCTCGGCTGCTGGCTGTCGGGTGACGGCACCTACGGCAAGCCCACCGACCTGCCCTGGGGGCAGTCGTTCCCTGACGGGATGGTCGCCACTGACGTATCGGTGCACCCCACGCCGCTCTACGAGGCGCTCGCCGCTGTACTCATCGCAGCCGCGCTGTGGGCGTTGCAGCGACGGGCATGGCGGCCGCTCCAGGTGTTCGGTGCCTACCTGATCCTTTCGGGGCTGTCGCGGTTCCTTGTGGAGTACCTCCGGATCAACGAGCCTGCGCTGCTCGGCCTCACCCAACCGCAGCTGTGGGCCATCGCCAGTGTGGCTGCCGGCGGGGTGCTCCTCTGGCGCGACGGTGTGCGTGCCCGGCGCACCG
The Cellulomonas gilvus ATCC 13127 DNA segment above includes these coding regions:
- a CDS encoding ABC transporter permease — encoded protein: MTPLVFTTMTGMDQMLRATGTTGAVLVTTADPQGVAARLEDAGYTVRSPAQLHETSLRLATDIYGPPMRLMVGVAFAAGTLVVALVAYTRINEQQRDLGVLKALGATPGRLRRVAVAETMALTALGTLAAIVLLVVARELLAWWRPSFPVLLTTGTITRTASAAVGMALLAAWLPARRLGRLDAASAFRSGR
- a CDS encoding DUF2933 domain-containing protein, with protein sequence MKHHLKHMLIAGGAVLAALVIFQVDIGRALPLAVALACPVGMLFMMKAMGGNTQSGGHQHGQTHVPTQKPDTEPHGQENGAVAASGPSAPLTRDNHERID
- a CDS encoding heavy metal translocating P-type ATPase; protein product: MDALVVAVAVTLTAALGWYFFGPRASARAGVENGVQVLTVAVKGGYSPNVIEVEQGMPVRLLFDRQEAGDCSSRVVFPDFKVNQTLPAYATTAVDFTPRQAGEFGFACGMNMLHGTLKVVPSARGRGSLAGDQDADGGTSTSSRIHDSHRNDRSPGASRPAAPATQAAGAAADVEAAERSAEIVDLRRRVIVGAVLTLPVLVAVMAETLLAATWVPALLLEPWFQLLLITPVMVYTGWPIHRTGWLALSHRTAEMNSLITLGTLAAFGFSLVATVAPGLLPADHREVYYEAVGVILTLILLGRLLETKAKAGTGEAIRALIGLQPRTARVVRGGTEVDVDVDTVVVGDTVVIRPGEKLPVDGQVIAGASLVDESMVTGEPIPVVKRLGDTVIGATINQTGSFRYAATKVGADTMLAQIIALVREAQGSKAPIQRLADKVSSYFVPAVIAIAVWTFVVWWLVGPPPAGVYALVAAVSVLIIACPCALGLATPLSITVGTGKGATAGVLIRSAEALETAHRLDTVVLDKTGTITQGRPALTDVLPAPGFVADELLTLVAAAERDSEHPLALAIVTGATERGLQVPTASAFESVTGQGVLARVEGTQVVVGNVRLLTEHGADPAQLTGDLDRLAADGKTPMLVAVNGRAAGVIGVADTLKDGSAAAVADLTARGIDVVMMTGDNRETARSIARQVGIARVVAEVMPEHKAREVRRLQAEGRVVGMVGDGINDAPALAQADVGSAIGTGTDVAIESSDITLISGNLGGLVTAIDLSRATMRNIRQNLVFAFGYNAIGIPIAAGVLYPAFGLLLSPMLAALAMALSSLSVVANANRLRRFTPTASTTSVAPLVRTTEPVVELGHDHEEAENTMSHHQHHQHSSSASIDPVCGMSVDPSSAAATREHDGVTFYFCSPGCAAAFDADPHRYGHPATTH
- a CDS encoding peroxiredoxin family protein; the encoded protein is MTSGSATQRAKERQEALESVRADQHAQQQRRRLLIGGAWGAVALLVVGLIAAALWSARPQTSDATRVAPDFTLSDSEGGSVTLSDLRGAPVLLYFNEGAGCDACIQQQTQIEAEPGFEQAGITVLPIVMNTAEQINADRERLGATTPFLLDDGTVSEEYGTLGTGMHEGLPGHGFVLIDADGNQVWQGDYPSMWIEPSELLDIVKNEL
- a CDS encoding response regulator transcription factor, coding for MNTVTTPQRRALVVDDEEALARLVAGYLEREGFEVDLAFDGPTGVRLAQERDPHVIVLDLGLPGLDGVEVCRQVRTFSDAYVVMLTARADEVDTLIGLSVGADDYVTKPFRPRELVARIAALLRRPRGLHTEAAAAPATVMTVGALSISPDAREVRLDGEPVPLTRTEFDLLSALAAAPQRVFSRRALITAVWGDGYVGDEHLVDVHLLHVRRKLGDTASQQRFVRTVRGVGYRMGSGE
- a CDS encoding glutaredoxin — encoded protein: MQATSSGTVVITVVPTPACHFCEDAEQALTALADTFDFELDLVPFDSAHGARLIAEHRPALNPLVLVDGAFFSAGRLPRKKLIKLLTTRGAGRFAATEAGARRG
- a CDS encoding HAMP domain-containing sensor histidine kinase, with translation MALVLISAAAAAWLVAGAVGPGLFHHHMEAAANSPGDAIEHAEKAFAAASTVTVAVALTVSLLTALFASVVLARRIGASLGSLSAAAGQVAAGRFDIRLEQPHVGVEFDDLADAFNAMAGRLERDEALRRRLMSDVAHELRTPVATIAAYIDAIEDGVEELGPRTVEVLHAQAARLTRLSTDLAAVTQAESGALRLEPREITPDALVERAVAAARTRADDAGLELVAMPEPDLPELWVDVDRLGQVLGNLLDNAIRHTPPGGTVSLAAQRTDVGVRFTVTDTGEGIAAEHLPHVFERFYRADAARDRGHGGSGIGLAIAKALVEAHDGSISALSAGPGRGASFVVDLAV
- a CDS encoding cytochrome c biogenesis CcdA family protein; this translates as MGSELLTTGSVIAAFLAGGVALFAPCCIVFLAPSYLAAAVKSRRWRLLPLTFVFAAGLALVMLPLTLGASVLAGAIAKYHQPLYIAGGLLMIALGVFALSGRMWSLPSFVRAPDTARADTGSFFALGVFSGIASACCAPVLVGVMTLSALSANPAGGFVLGVAYVFGMVFPLFVMALLWDKARLNERQFLRARPVRLRVAGRVIATNTVNLVVAVGFFAMGIAIIGLANQSDMSRGTAAQSWASERLTDAFLRIQDWAAPVPEVVQALLLFLVVGGLVAATLTGRRRGVVAVPPDVDDPAPRPDARLAEAQPEAVEGHPSHTDADATPSCHQHPAARTH
- a CDS encoding ATP-binding cassette domain-containing protein gives rise to the protein MAASPYRRARRGVRIPEVTMRRAAGTSSTTGALPGPPAPPAGDSHPRASSETRVLTVRGLSMTYGSGVVAVDAVRAIDLDVEAGEVLLVMGPSGSGKTTLLLMLGALLRPTSGSIAVTISDGHSVDVAAAPEKQLPALRSRTFGFVFQDYALLDALTAAENIAVAANLAGTTGANAHRCARELLDRVGLTHRSTARPNQMSGGEQQRVAVARALANDPPVLLADEPTANLDASRGRDLARLLRRLADEDRRAIVIVSHDERLREIADRVLWLEDGEFRQIAAMVIDPVCRMQVEPTGPGATWSGDQWSFCSDACRREFLTEPERFIPRGSPGATDRER
- a CDS encoding ABC transporter permease; amino-acid sequence: MTTDTVRRPRATHQANPTRAVPLGRRFLFADRRRAALTVLGVAASLLLVLLLDGIFAGAVDRVTYYIRTSPADVFVAQSGVRTMHMSASALPADTPDRVADVPGVAWAAPIAFASGTIAGPRGRELSYLIGYDTGTGRGGPARLVDGRAPGAGEAVMDEQASDRLGVGVGDLLTAMGASLRVVGLSTGGSSITNTTVFVDLAEFRRIRGDRVSYVLAGLDAGVDASAGAHRIGATVGGVTVQTRQQFADSEARVVRDMSADLLRLMSTIGLVIALAVIALGLMSATLNRLRDFAVLKALGGRTPHLAAVVTFQVVLTVVLASVVASAAALAVAWLVLLAEPSVEISVTASAVTQTTARALVVGMLGGLWPLRRIAVLDAASAFRRSR